From the genome of Fulvia fulva chromosome 12, complete sequence:
CGAATCGACAAGCCTTCTACCGACACAAGATCATCCCGCGCATGCTCGTAGACACCAACAAGCGCGATATAGCGTGGGAGATCTGGGGACACAAAGTTGCTGCACCGATCGGGTTCGCGCCAGTGGGCATCAACAAGATCTACAACGCAGCAGGAGAGCTCCCTGTGGCCAAGGTAGCAGGCGAACTGAACCTCTCATACTGCCTCAGCACAGCAGGCTCGCAGCCAATCGAAGACGTGGGCAAAGCAAACGGTAACGGCCCACGCTTTTTCCAGCTACACATGCCCCACGACGACGAGCTCACCATCTCCCTCCTTCAGCGCGCGCACGACTCCGGCTTCACAGCCTGTATTCTGACCGTCGACACCTGGCAGCTCGGCTGGCGCCACGACGACATCAACACGAGCAACTACGCCTTCTACCACGGCATCGGCGCTTGATCCCAAGATACAGCCAAACGAGGCGGGTAGGAAGTCGATTGACAATGTCTGGCATGGAAGAGCACACGATTGGAGCAAGATGCCGTGGTTGATCAAGACCTGGAAGGAGACTAGTGGAGGAAAGCCATTTGCTATCAAGGGTATCCAGAGTGTGCAGGATGCGAAGAAGTGTGTCGAAGTGGGATGCGATGGCGTTGTGGTGTCGAATCACGCGGGTCGACAAGTCCATGGCGCTATCGGAAGTCTTGACGCGTTGGATAATATCGTCAATGGTGAGCTGACTGCTTCCCCTCGTCATTCAGCGCAGTGCTGACATATCGTAGCTGTCGGCGACAAGACCTACATCATGTTCGACTCTGGCATCCGCGGCGCGACGGACATCGTCAAGGCTCTGTCACTCGGCGCAAAGTTCGTCTTCGTCGGACGACTCTGGATCTGGGGTCTGTCCATCATGGGCGAGCCTGGCGTTCGCCACGTCATGAAGTCCCTCCTCGCCGATCTAGATATCATGATGAACGTGGCGGGGATCCAAAGTATCGATCAGCTTGATCGGACCTGGCTGGAGAGTCAGCCAAAGAGCGATTCGCTGATCCAGGAGAGGGCGAAGCTTTGATGAATACATGACTACAAGTGTTAATCCTTCAGGCATCCCATTGGCCCTCAGCGGTATTTGATCACAGGCCATGGCGCCAGTGAAGCATCATCGTGCAAGCTCTCAAGGTTGTCTTGATTCTCCTCCACGTTGTATGACGGAAGACAAGGCACCGAGGGCCCCTGACAGAAGAGCTGGCCGTCACACTCTAAAAGTAACAAGCACTGTGAACTGCACGCGATCCTCCGGGCACCCTGGACAACGCAGATTTCGTCGAAGCGCTGCGTGTGCTCGACGCTTCTAGATCACAAGCCGTTGCCACGCTGCGACAACACACTCCAACTTTCATGCGGCTGGCCAACTTTGTCGAAGGCGCTTGCAACATTACCACATGGTGTAGCCTTCGTTAACCATACGTTACGTACtctacgtagtatagagCTGGGTGCAAGTATATCGCATCCCCTACGAAGTAGACGAGGCCATGCCACCCAGTCCGCAACGCAACAAGCACGGATCATATCATTGATGAAGCTATCTTTGTCTTCCTCATCTGATTGTATGTCACGACTTCTCTAGCAAGCTCAACCTTTCGAACGCTTTCAGTAGAGGCGCCTCCTTCTTCTGATGCGAAGCCGACAGTGCATCAAATAACACACCCTGCCCACCCCAAGGACGATGCGGCTCCTCCGCACTCTCTTGTGTGCCAGTATGCGCAGGCTGGGCGGCATGTGTCATGAATACCTCGTCCATGCAAGCTCCGCAAGACTCCACCACGTCCTGGAAAGCCTTATCGACAGCCAGAGCTCTCTCCCTCATTGTTCTTCGCATTAGACCTTCCACCAGCCTTGAGGTATCATCCCCAGTGGCATTGAGTCGCTCGATGAGGCGAGCAATTGAGTTGACAAGGTACTCCTCTTCATAGACGGTTCCCTTCTTGCCACGAGCACGCTTGCGCTCTTCTCTTCGGCGATTCTTGGAGGTCTTGCGTGTGACGTCTGTCGCCAACGTACCCATAGAACGATTCGTGTACCTCGTCATGAACGTACCGGCGGTAGTGGTGTTGGTTGGAGCCAGCGAGATGTCATCAGGCATGTTGTCATCGTCGCCACCGCCATCTAAGAACGCCATTGGGTTCTCTGCCTTCTTTTGCCGAAGCTCGCGGAGGCGCGGAACTTGGTTTTGGAGTTGTGTTTTCATCTCTGCGAGCATCTCGGTCATGATAGCGGACGCTTCGATCAGGCCTGGATCGACGAGGTCTTTGAGGAGCTCGGGTCGTCTTTGCAGAGAGATGTGGCGGATTGCATCTGCGAATTGATAGCCGCGGCAAAGAAGGCGGACTGCAGTGTCTAGATCGTGGAGGTGGTCGAGGTATATCGTTGCTGCTGAGACGTAGTCTTTGGCTTCTTCTAAGCTTTCTGCAAGATCAGAGGCGAGGCCTGACATTTTCTCATCGGACATGTCCGTTAAGCCAGCACAGGCTAGACACTCGCGCCACATACTGCAGGCACGGTATGCTTCGTATGCTAGCCCATAGTCTTGTATGTATTCAAAGGCAATACCGGCTTCCTTGTACCGGTTTCTGGCGTCGAGATAGTTGCCGTACAACCTCATCAGCTCCGTCAATCGTGTATTATCGTAGCGATACAATTCGATTGCAGCGCTGTAAAGATCATGCTTCGCAGCATAGGCTTTGACTTCCTCAAACTCGTTCAATTCGTGTAGATGCTTCAGCGCTTTTGAATATCGCTTGAGATCGTTGTCGATGGCGTGTCTCTGCCTGAGAGGCTCCATGTCTTGAAGTTGCTGCAGATAAGGAAGGTATTCCCGTGGGTCTTTCTGGGACTGCTGTGCAACGAGGAGGGTCACATCGAGATCATAAATGCCTAGCGCAGTGTTGTAGAGCTGATTCACATCTGCAAGGAAGCAGATGTGCTCTACAGCTTGTTCAGGCTGCTCCTGCTTGCCCTGCTTCCGCAGCTGCGCTACGAGTGACAGGCCAGCTTCCAGATCTGGTGGATTCTTGGAGACATGTGCCGTCACAATGCATTGCAAGTAGGTGCTCTCATGACCAGATAGTACTTCCAAGAAAGCATCGCAGATCTTGTTCATCTTTGGCGGATTGGACAGCGCGAGTACAGGCGCATCGCCGTTAGTCGCACCATTCATAGCGATACCGCTATCATCATCGGCGACGGGCATTGTCTCCTTGTAAATTGTTTGCGTTACGTCCTCGTCGGAGAGTGAGCTCAAGAAGAGGTCGATGTACTCAATCTTCTTGACCTGCTTGATGAAAAGTGGTATGTCGTTCATGAACTGCTGAGGGGTGTAGTCATGGAGGATGTTCATGTCAACACGCTGCGTCCTGCAAATGGAGAAGGCTCTCTTGTAGTCTCGGTTGCCAATCGCATGACGGATACCGGCAAGGACGAGCGCTCGGGGGTATATGGTCTCCAAATTGCCACGAGGCATTTGCAAGACAAGGGAGTACGCGCTAGGCATGACCGTGATCAGCTTGGCACCTCGCTCGATGTTGCGACATCGCTCATCCTTTTCCGGCTCATCTGGTGGCACCTCAAGCTGCCCTCCATGAAGATGTATGAACTTCAAGAGGTGCTGGCTGGTGGTGTAGACAAGATGCGAGGCTGTCGCCACGAACGATGTGCAGCCTGGAATCTTCAATGCATGTGCCTCACTTTGCACATGCAGCATTCCGCCGGCGGTCAGACCGAAGACGATGTCAACACCTTCATGCGTCCAAACTTCGACTGATGTGCACACCGTCGGTAGCTTGCCCACCGAGCGGCCAGGTGCGACACTCAGGTCTGTTACAGCACCGCTCGCATCTTGTGCTATCGTCCGGTCGTGATCAGTGCATGGACAAAGCAGTGTGGTCGTCTCCACGTCATCAACCGAACGGCCACGACTCCCACTCAGGCGGGTCAGTCGTGCGCCAGAAGCGTTGACCGAGGCTGAGACTACAGTAATGTCATCTTCTTCGCCAAACGCTATTTGTCGATGCACCACCCTCTCCATATTAAGCTCGGTGGACGATGTGAGAGTGGTTCCGGCACGTTTGACGGGCTTCGATGCATAGTCGCAGCTCCAGAGGGTGACTTGATTGTTGTGTAGGACGGCAATCTTTGTACCTGTCTTATTGATAGCAACATCAATAGCTTCGGAGACAAGGTCTATCTCATCAAGGGCCATTGGCGGCGGTACATTGGCAGTCCTGAGAGGAGTGACTTTCAGCTTCCGTCCATCGATTACTGCGACAATACCAAGGTCGTATGGAGGGACTACAGAGCCTCGTGCAACCTCGAAGGTATAGTCCAGCATGCGCAAGCTTAAGTCAGCGAAGCAAGCTAGGCGCAATGGCTTTTCTGAGTGCCATGTTGTGTTCACTGCTCCGTGCAGTGCAGTGTCGAGCTGGATCTCCTGCTTGAGGTAGTAGTGATAGTTTCCCATTATCCATAGCTGGACACGATCCTTTAATGAGACCGCCAGGACAGAAGAGTCGTTGTTCCAGTCGAGGGCCACGGAGCCGCCGATCGTGTCGATCTCGTCTTTGCTCAACCTGAGAGAGAACTCACCATGCTGAAGGCCGTTCCTCTCGAAGAACACGACCTCAATTTTGTCCTCCTTCCTCTGGATGCCGGCTAAGAGTTGGCCGCTTGGCTTCCAGCTCAGGGCACCTTCGAGGCCATCAACCGGTTCGCTGACGCTGTCCAGCTCACCTTCTCGAGAGTACACTCGGATCACTCTGCGAGCGTTGTCCAGTATGCTGTTCACAGCGACGTACTGGCCATCGCCTCTCCAGCTGATAGTGGTTCTCCCGTCCTCGAAGGTGCTTAGCTTACCTTCATCAACGTGTTCAGGTACTGTAGGATCTCGAAGAGCTTTCGCACCGCGTCCTTGGAATTGCGTCTCCCGCTTACCCCAGCCCACTGAGACATGATTCGAAACCTTGAGATCATCGCTCGAGAACGTGATGTTTGCGATTCCTTCGAAATCCCTAGTCATGAACAGGAGTGTGTCGGCCTTGGTGGCAATAGAAAGTAGCTCCTCGTCAGGACTCCATGACGCCGCCGCAATACCAGCATCCACCGAACCAACAATCTCAATCTGATCTTCACCGTCTTGAGCGTCTTCGCGCACGATGATGATGTCTCCTCCTTCCAGGACCAGACATATCATGCCGCTTTCCTGTAGGCAATGTATGTTTAGAATGCGGTCCACTGCGAGATCCGGGTTCGGAGATGGTGCGTCCCAAGAAGTGATGTTGTAAGCTTGGTCCGGACTGTACGCATCGTTGGGGAGTCGTTTGAGTGTGATGGCCGGGTCTGACTCTGATGGACCAAAAGCACATATGAGTCCTGTGCCGCCCCATGCTGTTGCCGTGGGTAGGGCACCTGCGCCATCCTGACCAAAGCTGATGGCCGCGTGCTTGAGATTCCGAAGATTGCGCATGATGAAGGCTCAGCGGTCACATGCACTCAGACTGCAGCACTTAGGAGGAAATGTCTCTCGAGTTGGACGGCATTTAATGCTAGCGAGTCATGGATGGCAGTGCGGCAGAATAGTAGGCGCGAATCCCTATCGAGCTACCGTATATCAGGCTCAACCACTTGCGAGCAGGAGATGGTGATACATGTGTAGCTGTGTTTGCACAAGACAATACTTGAGTCGTTCTTGAAGTCTATGAGGTTCACGGTTTTTATGTACAGTTTCTCGCTAAGCGGCTTTGACTCCGATCGATTTGCGCCAATCAGAGCGTGCACAGGTCATGGAGTGCATGGCTTTGGAGCATTGTAGCAGTACTCTGCTGTAGTGAAGGACTCATGCATTGTTACAACATATGAAACGAGCTCTCCCATACTCTGTCTATGCCATCGCTCTATGCTCGTGCCCTGCTGTGTCACCCATAGTCTTGTGATGTCTCAGGGCCTCCTTCCCTGCTCACGCCATCTATTGGTTCTTCATTGTTTGCCAGACTGCATCTTGTATCAGCTCCGAGTTCTTCTGATGTCAAATATAACACCCTTCGCTTACCTGCAATGCCAAATGGCGCAGAGAAACCAACGACTGTGTCCAGGTTAGTGCCCAACCTCTTGCCTGTTTCTCGGTCTATGTGTATACGCACGCATGAAGCCCCAGTATCTCAGGTAAAAGAATCGCGTGAGTGGGTTGAATGGAATGTTGCTTCGTGGACCTTCTGGGTAGTGGTATGGTGATCCGAGCTGCTGGCGGGTGGtagagaagccgcggcgaGCGATGGCCTGGGTTGGGAAGCGGGCGGCGGCGGTTCGGGCGAACATCTTGATCGTGTCAGTGGTGATATAGAGAGCGTAGTCGGTCGTTCGTACTTTGATGTGTGGCTCGGAGAAGGGACTGAGGTGCAATGGGACTCTGTACAACTCAGGATGATGCTGTCGCGAGAGGTTCAAGCTCGCGGAAGCTGCCGGTGCTTGGCCAGATCGGCAAGAGTCGCGAGCGCGACTTCCTCAACGTTGCTCTTCTACATCACAGCACTGAAGTTCGAAACATCACTGCCTCTGTCTGCACATGTTGCACATTGACATCATCAGACGAAAATGGGTATAGAGACCGTCACAAGTTCAAACGTGACAAGTTCAAAAGTGGTCAGCTCCATGACATCTGCATCAGTAAGATTCGCGCATTGACAGACTCTAGTTCAAAGAATAGCAACTTCACATACTCCAATACCTTCTTCAACAAATTCAACATCGGAGAGACTGAGCCACCGAGATCATGCGTCCCCGTAGAAGTGAGCCCGCTTCTCTGGTGGCACTTCCCATGGGGGTGAAGCGTCCTCGCCCATAGAAGATTCCTGTTCTGGAGAACCCCAGCAACCAAACTGCTTCACGGCTTCTCTCTCTTACGCCCGAGCTCCGTAACAATATCTACGAGCTCTGTTTCGACGAGATTCGCAACATACCACCCAATCACAAAGTCAACACGAAGAGGCTGATTCCGGCACCGGGTCTCTTGCTGGTCTGCAAACAAATCTATGCGGAAGCACTCAAGATTTTTACTACAATAAGACCGAGTTTCATTGCGCCACCGCGAATCAGATCGTCCAGTTCATCCGCAAAGTCGGCATTACAGGTGAACATGGCGGCGACCTGACTTGCGTTGCACTATCGCGTTCCACATTCGTGAGCCACTCACCAAGCATGGGTATCATGAGGTCCACCCCTAAGCAGAGGGCGAACATAGAGTTCAGGAAGCTGATTACAATGCTCGGCAAGGACAATATCGTGGAGAGAGCCAGTCTAAAGCCTGGGACTGTAGTCCTGAAGTATCGAGAGGGCTATGCGGAAGACTACCAAAGCTGGGATACTCTGCCATCGTTCGAGACCAGAACATTGGAAGAAGTAGCAGAGGGGCCAGCAGATGAGTATTGAAGACCAAGACAATGTGCTTCGCATTTGATGTCGCCTGCTGAGACAACGGAGATGCTGGGCGCGAGTTGCTCTTCGATGATGAGCTTTAGCCAGGGCATTGGGGAGCATGGCTTCAAGATCCGACGGAAGCAGGTCGGATTGGTTCATATGGCAGGCTGCCAGTGTAGCAACATCAAGGAATTGAAGCGACATCGGCTTTCATGCGAGAACTCGATGATTTCTTCACTACATCATGCCAAAGTCGCTTGCTCGCTCGCTTGCTCACTTGCTCATCAGAGGCCGTTGATTGCTAACCATACCATCGGGAAAAGTCTGAGCACTTCAGACCTCCATCCCCTCCCAAAACGCCGCTTGCCTCAATGCAAGTCTTATACTGCAGTATCATCACAGCGTAGCGCACAGCGCGAGGTGTAAAGTAATATTATACAACTCACTGGCGCCAGCGCCAAAGTGAGCTCAGGCCGTGCCAACCTTCTTCAAACCCATCATATCATCAACCATGTCTCCCCAAATCTGCTTCATCATGCTGGCCTGCTGCTCCACTGGGATCGACATCCTGCGCAGATTGGCGGCTACCTTATCGGCCATTGCGTGGAAGTCGATGTTCATGGCGTGGCCGTCGTGAGATTCGGCCATGGGGAGGTAGACGGCGTCTGCGGACATGACGCTGATTTCGGGTTTCATTACGACCTTGAAGATGTGAGTGGGGTGTAGGAGGGTGACTTTGGTGGATCTTGTACTTACAGTCTCTTCTGGCTCAGCATAGCTAATAGCCTGAGCACTCACCGTCGGGAGAATCGGGACGCGGACATGGGCGTAGATGTCGATGTTCTCCGGCGCCATGATGTCTGGGAGGTAGGCAAAGTCCATCGTGCTCGTGTCGTGGTTGGCCTTCATCTCGCGGGAAGTGTTGAAGTGCCTGACCTTGGAAGTTTCCTTCAGCTGCTCAACGACGGGACGCTTTTCAGCGGTCTCTGTGCGAAGGCTGGTCATGTCGCGAGGGAGCTCTCGGCTCAAGATCGGGGAGGCATAGGTAGCTGGGCCAGTCATGGAGAGGTGTCGAACTTGGCGGCTGCCGCGGGCCAGGTTTCGGAGGGCGAAGAGTTGGGTAGCTCTAGGTGCTGCCATTCTTTGATAGGTTGTTTCGTAGGTATTGCCGGACCAAGGCAACAGGTAGCACTCGTGTGCTTCGGGAGGTTCTTGTTGAGCGGGTGAAGTGCGAAGAGGAAGTGACGACTTGCAGCGACGGTAGGTAGGAAGTGACAGTGAGGTGAGATGAGGTGAGTTGAGCTTCGCGGACGCAAGGACGGGAGCAGCCAGGACAGCTGCTGTACTTATCTGAGCCATGCGGTACTTGGAGCGACACGCACACGGGTGCTACCAATCAGCTGCAGTGAGGCTGATTCATTCCCTATCTGCCCCGATGTGGTACAGCGAACCCTGTGCAGCTTCAATGCACCGTTGGACCGCTCAACGCACCCTGTGCACCATCACGCACACCACCACTCGGCGGTTGAGCCGGCGTGGACGACGTTGCGCGCCGCTCGTTCCCCGACAGCATTGGACAGGGCACCACTTCACCGCTGTTGTTCCAGAAGGAATGCAATACGCGTGTCTCATGCCATGTAATCGTAAGATGATACTCGAGCTCTGCCTTCTTTCCCCCGCAATCTTCACTTCACGATCGGCGGCTTCAACTGCGATGCTTGTTTTTGCCTCGATGCCAGCTTCTACACTTCATCGATGCAGCCTATAAAGACACCTCGTGATACAATACGTTCGTAGCCATCACTGAGATCTAGCGACGATGACATTCGGAGTCCGTAGTCTGCAGACGTCAATCAAAGCCACAGCAGTGGGAAATGCTATGTTTGTCCGAGACCCGATAAGCACGTTCGTGGTCCGTTCTCCCGGCGTTGGCATCGTTCTCGTTTTCGAGTTCGAAGAGGCCACATTTTCAAAAGACCGTGACGAGAGATATCGCGACAATGTGGAACGATGAGATGATTGCGACGCTGTTGACAGTGGATCTGCGGCACGATAAAGCGGCAGACGAAACATCAAAGCACGTTGTTCGCACGGGCAAACACCTCACCCAAAGCTTGGCCTGCAGGTGAGCAGGAACGCGTCTTGGGAGGGCATTCGGCGAATCAGGTATATCATGATCACCGCGCCTACTGCACAATGTTCATGACCGCTGCGAGACGCCGTGCGAGAGGAACGTGGGTGCAGTGACCAGCATGCACTCCTGGCCTTTCGTGGCTTTGAAGATCGAAAGACACACGATTATCAGCAGCAAGCCACCACCGATGTCCTTCGCGAGGAAAGTTTCAATGCTGCAGAAGGACGCTGCGGCTGACCTACCGAGAAGTTGCATGCCATCGGGTTGCCTCCCGCTGCGATGGACGACGAAGGCAGCCTTCCCATACCGACTCCATGACGAGCGGATATTGCGGATCTGGCCCTCGACAGCCGATGCTGACTTCACTCGCAGTCGCGCTATGTTCGTGATGGGCCAGTGGCTTTGGTATCGCGATGAGAGCATAATTGACGTCGAACACCCACATGTGCTCCCAGCTTTACCCAAGACACCGTGGCGTATGGATCTTTAGACCTCAGAAAAGTTAAAGGGTCCAGATTCCGTTCAGCAAGTCTACCACGAGATTGCGGACATTGTAGAATTCCTCTGCGCCTTCGCAACTGTTGATGTGGGCATGCTGCCGGCATATTTCTTGCACGAAGTGTAAGTATCGTGAGACAGAGTAACCGCTGACATGACCACCGCTGCACGCAGATAGCAAGAAGTATTCCGGGCTCTCAGTCTGAGATAGGTGTGGCTGACACGAAATGAGTTTCGTCACATGGAAGAGAGACAGGAGACAGGATCGCTCTGATCAACGCGCGCAACAGCAAAGGTGTTGATGATATGAGCGGCCGCGCAACAACCCTAGCGCTCTGCACGTTCACTTTGTAGCATTCCTCCTCCTTCGTAACCTGGTTTGAAAGGCATTGTTCTCCAGGGAGGTGGCGGACGGTACTGATAAAGCTGATAACACTGTGCGGATCTCAACAATGTGCGGACCAAGTCGCAGCGCAGGTATTGAGCTTCAGCTTCGCATTGGCTTTCGAGACATCGTCAGAACATTCGATGGGACCAGATGACCAGTCATTGGCAGGCACTACACCAATTACAGATGCCTTGATGAATGAAGAACATCAATCCGTACAACCCACATTGCAAATGGAGCTTTCCAGGACCCCAAGGTGGGACGATCAGCACCAGGGCACTATGCCACATCGAAGTGAGCTTGCAGATGGGAGCAAAGCTGATCACATGCAAGACGCAGTCAAGGGCCTCTCCCCGACTGAACACGAGGGTCGACGTTGGGCTTCATTCCGACTTCACTCAGATCGAGGATCGGGGAAGTAGGGGCAGCTCGTGGAACGAATGTGCAGATGGAAAGTCTGCATGCAAACGCTGCACCGGGAAAGGCCGTCATGACCGTGCTTCAGGACAAACACTGCACGCCGGATTTCTTTGTGGTTCCTGGATCTTCCGCCGTGCAGTTTTTGCAACACCTCAAACCGACAGACTCAAGTCCGCTCTCAAGCACTTCATTGCACGTCGAGCCACCCACCCACAAGCGTGTGTCATAAAATTGCAGTGCTTCCACGACACGAGTAAGAGCAGTGAAAAGCAGGAACACGACAGCGGCTTCAAGATGGCGGACGGTGATATTACTGACGGAGCAGCTGTGGTCGACGGTGTCGAGACCGTGACTGAAGCTCTAGCTACCGCATCTCTTGATGACCTTCAGAGCCAAGAGTATCGCTAGGTTCTGGATGTCGTCGACCGCCTGCGCATGGGCGGCCTCGGTTCCATACTTCCACTTCCTCAGCTCGTGGTCTGCAGCAACCAGTCTTCCGGTAAATCCTCAGTACTCGAAGCCATCACAGAGGTTCCCTTCCCGCGCAAGGAGAATCTATGCACACGCTTCGCCACCGAGATCATCCTGCGTCGTGATCAGTCGGAGACGATCCAGACGAAGATCATCCCAGACGAGTCACGCCCAGAACATGAGAAGAACAAGCTCAAGGCGTTCCAGGAGTCCATCTCTGACTTTGAGGAGCTTCCAACGCTCATTGAGAAGGCCACAATACTCATGGGTCTTGATGCCGCTCCCGGTTGGGGAGGAGATGCGGTGCCGCGTGCTTTTTCTAGAGACGTTCTCAGCGTGGAAATCACAGGACC
Proteins encoded in this window:
- a CDS encoding Cytochrome c oxidase subunit 8, mitochondrial — its product is MFARTAAARFPTQAIARRGFSTTRQQLGSPYHYPEGPRSNIPFNPLTRFFYLRYWGFMLVGFSAPFGIAVWQTMKNQ
- a CDS encoding Elongator complex protein 1, which produces MRNLRNLKHAAISFGQDGAGALPTATAWGGTGLICAFGPSESDPAITLKRLPNDAYSPDQAYNITSWDAPSPNPDLAVDRILNIHCLQESGMICLVLEGGDIIIVREDAQDGEDQIEIVGSVDAGIAAASWSPDEELLSIATKADTLLFMTRDFEGIANITFSSDDLKVSNHVSVGWGKRETQFQGRGAKALRDPTVPEHVDEGKLSTFEDGRTTISWRGDGQYVAVNSILDNARRVIRVYSREGELDSVSEPVDGLEGALSWKPSGQLLAGIQRKEDKIEVVFFERNGLQHGEFSLRLSKDEIDTIGGSVALDWNNDSSVLAVSLKDRVQLWIMGNYHYYLKQEIQLDTALHGAVNTTWHSEKPLRLACFADLSLRMLDYTFEVARGSVVPPYDLGIVAVIDGRKLKVTPLRTANVPPPMALDEIDLVSEAIDVAINKTGTKIAVLHNNQVTLWSCDYASKPVKRAGTTLTSSTELNMERVVHRQIAFGEEDDITVVSASVNASGARLTRLSGSRGRSVDDVETTTLLCPCTDHDRTIAQDASGAVTDLSVAPGRSVGKLPTVCTSVEVWTHEGVDIVFGLTAGGMLHVQSEAHALKIPGCTSFVATASHLVYTTSQHLLKFIHLHGGQLEVPPDEPEKDERCRNIERGAKLITVMPSAYSLVLQMPRGNLETIYPRALVLAGIRHAIGNRDYKRAFSICRTQRVDMNILHDYTPQQFMNDIPLFIKQVKKIEYIDLFLSSLSDEDVTQTIYKETMPVADDDSGIAMNGATNGDAPVLALSNPPKMNKICDAFLEVLSGHESTYLQCIVTAHVSKNPPDLEAGLSLVAQLRKQGKQEQPEQAVEHICFLADVNQLYNTALGIYDLDVTLLVAQQSQKDPREYLPYLQQLQDMEPLRQRHAIDNDLKRYSKALKHLHELNEFEEVKAYAAKHDLYSAAIELYRYDNTRLTELMRLYGNYLDARNRYKEAGIAFEYIQDYGLAYEAYRACSMWRECLACAGLTDMSDEKMSGLASDLAESLEEAKDYVSAATIYLDHLHDLDTAVRLLCRGYQFADAIRHISLQRRPELLKDLVDPGLIEASAIMTEMLAEMKTQLQNQVPRLRELRQKKAENPMAFLDGGGDDDNMPDDISLAPTNTTTAGTFMTRYTNRSMGTLATDVTRKTSKNRRREERKRARGKKGTVYEEEYLVNSIARLIERLNATGDDTSRLVEGLMRRTMRERALAVDKAFQDVVESCGACMDEVFMTHAAQPAHTGTQESAEEPHRPWGGQGVLFDALSASHQKKEAPLLKAFERLSLLEKS